From Spea bombifrons isolate aSpeBom1 chromosome 6, aSpeBom1.2.pri, whole genome shotgun sequence, a single genomic window includes:
- the MPST gene encoding 3-mercaptopyruvate sulfurtransferase: MTHQLIPRALVSPRWLLDSLRPGSALKGSLRILDASWHLPKSGRDAWREYKERHIPGSYFFDIDACSDRTSPYDHMLPSEDQFAEYAGRLGVSNSSHVVVYDASDFGSFSAPRLWWMFRVFGHRQVSLLDGGLKAWMREGHPVNSGKEPRPQPVEFRAKLNTAQVVGYEEVAENIEKKTFQLVDARVNGRFRGVEPEPREGIEPGHIPGALNLPFPSLMTEDGYEKSPDEIRRLFQEKGIDLSRPLVATCGSGVTACHVALASFLCGKEDTAIYDGSWVEWYMRAKPEDVVSEGRGKTL, encoded by the exons ATGACCCACCAGCTTATTCCCCGTGCTTTGGTGTCCCCTCGTTGGCTTCTGGATTCTTTACGCCCTGGATCTGCCCTCAAAGGAAGTCTCCGTATTTTAGATGCTTCATGGCATCTTCCAAAATCTGGCAGGGATGCATGGCGAGAATACAAAGAGCGACACATTCCTGGATCCTACTTCTTTGATATAGATGCCTGCAGTGATCGCACCTCTCCCTATGATCACATGCTGCCCAGTGAGGACCAATTTGCAGAGTATGCAGGGCGATTGGGGGTCTCAAATAGCAGCCATGTGGTGGTCTATGATGCAAGTGACTTTGGTTCCTTCAGTGCCCCTCGACTGTGGTGGATGTTTAGAGTCTTTGGGCATCGCCAGGTATCTCTGTTGGATGGTGGTTTGAAAGCCTGGATGAGGGAAGGACACCCAGTAAATTCAGGGAAGGAACCCCGTCCACAGCCAGTAGAGTTCCGTGCAAAACTCAACACTGCTCAAGTTGTGGGATATGAGGAGGTGGCAGAGAacatagaaaagaaaacatttcagtTAGTGGATGCTAGAGTGAATGGAAGATTCAGAGGCGTGGAGCCTGAGCCAAGAGAAG gaatTGAACCTGGGCACATTCCTGGTGCTTTGAACCTTCCATTTCCCAGCCTTATGACAGAAGATGGTTATGAAAAATCCCCCGATGAGATCAGGCGTCTGTTCCAAGAAAAGGGCATTGACCTGTCCCGTCCTCTAGTGGCCACATGTGGGTCAGGCGTTACTGCTTGTCATGTAGCTCTAGCTTCCTTCCTTTGTGGCAAAGAAGATACTGCAATTTATGATGGTTCCTGGGTTGAGTGGTACATGCGTGCAAAGCCGGAGGATGTAGTGTCAGAAGGAAGAGGGAAGACCCTTTGA